A window of the Henckelia pumila isolate YLH828 chromosome 3, ASM3356847v2, whole genome shotgun sequence genome harbors these coding sequences:
- the LOC140889061 gene encoding uncharacterized protein yields the protein MAWSIKIPGCPFSQEVIEEPFPSNYKSEKIQEYDGSTDPEEHLARFENVAMLHCYGDKIKCKVFLTTLVDSAQRWFEKLEPQSVRSFAEFKKVFLQHFSSSKRYRKTSYSLFEAKQSGEESLRIYIKMINKVALEVPTCAQETKITAFTQGLWEGEFFKSLMKKAPRTFEDLLARVEKYINMEEAQRQKKEVVRREGGRDQGRSRESNDPMGRLSRYALH from the coding sequence ATGGCCTGGTCTATCAAGATCCCGGGTTGCCCTTTTTCACAGGAGGTGATAGAGGAGCCCTTTCCATCTAATTACAAGTCGGAAAAAATCCAGGAATATGATGGGAGCACTGATCCAGAGGAGCACCTGGCTCGGTTTGAGAATGTAGCTATGCTACATTGCTATGGAGATAAGATCAAGTGCAAAGTCTTCTTAACCACTTTGGTAGATTCTGCCCAAAGGTGGTTTGAGAAGTTGGAGCCACAGAGTGTTCGATCATTTGCAGAATTCAAGAAAGTGTTCTTGCAGCACTTCAGCAGTAGCAAGAGGTATAGGAAAACTTCCTATAGCCTATTTGAAGCAAAACAGTCAGGAGAGGAGTCTTTACGAATCTACATCAAAATGATCAATAAGGTTGCTTTGGAGGTCCCGACCTGCGCTCAGGAGACTAAGATCACTGCCTTCACTCAAGGTCTTTGGGAGGGGGAATTTTTCAAATCACTAATGAAAAAAGCACCCCGAACTTTCGAGGATTTGTTGGCTCGAGTAGAGAAATACATTAACATGGAGGAAGCTCAGAGGCAGAAGAAGGAGGTAGTCCGGCGGGAGGGAGGCCGGGACCAAGGAAGAAGTAGGGAAAGCAATGATCCCATGGGGCGGTTGTCCCGGTATGCACTACACTGA
- the LOC140891623 gene encoding uncharacterized protein, whose product MMQTQKTLESQQSLMQSGQISGSLSFNGVLSKEDEEMSKSALSTFRAKEEEIEKKKMEVKEKVQAQLGRIEEETKRLATIREELEALADPMKKEVSVVRKKIDSVNKELKPLGLSCQKKEKEYKEALESFNEKNKEKVQLITRLMELVSESERLRLKKLEELSKNIETLRLT is encoded by the exons ATGATGCAGACTCAGAAAACATTAGAAAGCCAGCAGTCTCTGATGCAATCTGGGCAGATTTCTGGGAGCTTGAGTTTTAATGGTGTTTTGAGTAAAGAAGACGAGGAGATGTCCAAATCTGCGCTGTCTACTTTCAGGGCTAAGGAGGAGGAGATTGAGAAGAAGAAAATGGAGGTTAAGGAGAAGGTTCAGGCGCAGCTCGGCCGGATTGAGGAGGAAACTAAGCGTCTCGCCACAATTCGTGAG gaATTAGAGGCTTTAGCGGATCCAATGAAGAAGGAAGTCTCGGTGGTTCGCAAGAAAATCGATTCTGTAAACAAGGAGTTGAAGCCACTCGGCCTGTCTTGCCAGAAGAAG GAGAAAGAATACAAAGAAGCTCTTGAATCATTCAACGAGAAGAACAAAGAGAAAGTACAGCTTATCACAAGATTGATGGAG TTGGTGAGTGAAAGTGAGAGATTGAGGTTGAAGAAATTGGAGGAGCTGAGCAAGAACATCGAAACGCTACGCTTGACCTAA